A region of Diospyros lotus cultivar Yz01 chromosome 3, ASM1463336v1, whole genome shotgun sequence DNA encodes the following proteins:
- the LOC127797101 gene encoding LOB domain-containing protein 12-like, whose translation MGGKSPCACCKSLRRRCSKDCIFAPYFPSDDTHKFATVHKVFGASNVGKILQEVPVHQRADAASSLVYEAKARVRDPVYGCVAAISYLQNQVSQLKMQLAVAQAEMLCIQMQAEPAGPDLQVEFPDDKSFFLQENLPRHLNLASSSTVIHEDSLKRDSLFGHDAVSSPMKCKKN comes from the exons ATGGGTGGAAAATCGCCCTGTGCTTGCTGCAAATCACTGCGACGCCGATGCTCCAAGGACTGCATATTTGCTCCTTACTTCCCTTCGGATGATACCCACAAGTTTGCCACTGTTCACAAGGTCTTTGGTGCTAGCAATGTTGGCAAAATCTTGCAG GAAGTTCCAGTTCATCAGAGAGCTGATGCAGCGAGTAGTTTAGTGTATGAAGCAAAGGCAAGAGTGAGAGATCCGGTATATGGCTGCGTGGCAGCCATATCGTACCTGCAAAACCAGGTTTCTCAGCTGAAAATGCAGCTTGCTGTGGCTCAAGCAGAGATGCTTTGCATCCAGATGCAAGCAGAGCCAGCTGGGCCCGATCTACAGGTCGAATTCCCAGACGACAAATCCTTTTTTCTCCAAGAAAACCTCCCTCGGCACCTCAACCTTGCCTCTTCTAGCACTGTGATTCATGAGGACTCCCTCAAAAGAGACTCCCTCTTCGGACATGATGCGGTTTCTTCTCCAATGAAATGCAAGAAAAACTAA